TGAttaagctaaaaaaaattttttttttaaagattgtacttatttttagagaagggaaagaagggagaaaaacatcaatgtatggttgtgtGTCATGCCCCCTCctagggacccggcctgcaacccaggaatgtgccctaaaCCAGTAATGAAACtggttgaccctttggttcataggccagcactcagtccactgagccacaccagccagggcataaaactTTAATATGCTTACAGTTGAGAGGTCCTACCTTGATTCAGGGTCTTAAGAACTTTGCTATCCAGTAGTATTCACAGTATTCGATTTAAAAATCAGTGTAGAGACTGTTTTCTGAAGTAATGAGATCTACTCTACCCCACTgacatttgattttctgtctagtttttaaattctctagAATGTTATATGAGTTGTGATTTTAAATAATCTATTCTGGTTAACATTAGACTAGACTTACCAAATTTGTAACACATAACCTGTCTCGTTGCTTTTAAAGGGATttgttggtttgattttttttttctctctgtaatgCATAGGAAACTAGCCGAGTTGTTCACATCATGGATTTTCAGCGAGGGAAAAACTTGAGATACCAATTACTACAGCTGGTGGAACCATTTGGAGTCATTTCAAAtcatctcattttaaataaaattaatgaggtATGAgttgaaataaatgtaatacatgttCATcactaatatattttctaaacagATTACATGGTTTTGTATTAGTAAAAGAACTGAATGTgaacaaatgcaaagaaaaagaacttaatgTAACCTTAAATCATCCATATGGAATGAAGTAGAGGAAAAACCAGTGAAGTGTGTTGATATAGTAAGTGTTAAATAGGtcctttaagtgaaatgacataaaatgaaACCATTTTTACCACGAGCTAATTagtataaacaagagttaagttctgATAGCATCTCAACAATGTTaacaatgaaacattattcaaGAACCTGTTGAAATAGTAAATTCTAGTACTAATGGATAATTTATAAATTGTGTTTCTTAAGCTGTGAATTGTCATTATTTAAACTACTGTAAGTTCTGTAAAAGGATAATTCTTTGGAAAGCCATTTCAGACTTTTACCAAAATTGTGCTAAATCGTATTTCAAGTCCAGTAGGCATAAGTGATAGTTTTAGTAGCATGAATAAAATCTGAGGTGGCCATTAATAAAATAGCAAGTCAGCAATGTTGGTAATTCTGCTTTTAGATTCTTGAAAGTATTTTTCACTTATTGGTTAAATGTCTGGAAAAACTTTGAACAATAATTGTTTGAAatagttttttgtgtgtttataattTCAGGCATTTATTGAAATGGCAACCACAGAAGATGCTCAGGCTGCAGTGGATTATTATACAACAACACCAGCATTAGTGTTTGGCAAGCCAGTGAGAGTTCATTTATCCCAGAAGTACAAAAGAATAAAGgtattacctattttttttttagatttgtatTACCAgtcatttattacattttaataattagcTACTTTAAATTGCTGCTAATAACTAGGATAATATTAACTATTAACAATTACTGCGTCCCTACCAACATTTGACATTACCTTATTTCCTGTTTATTAAATTAAAGAAACCTGAAGGGAAGCCAGACCAGAAGTTTGATCAAAAGCAAGAGCTTGGACGTGTGATACATCTCAGCAACTTACCTCATTCTGGCTATTCTGACAGTGCTGTCCTTAAGCTTGCTGAGCCTTAtgggaaaataaagaattacatACTGATGAGAATGAAAAGTCAGGTAATACATGTGTAGAAGttttaagaaagatttatttcttaaaaattttttggtaTATATCCTCATTTTTAATAAAGCAAGGGGAGGTAATTTTCCTTATTGTCTCATAAGTAGATTTCCTTTGCCAAACAATGataaatagtttcatttttttaagattttatttatttttagagagagaaacatcattgtggaattgcctctcgaatgccccctactggggacctagcccgcaacccaggcatgtgccctgacctaggaaTCGAATGGGctatcctttggtttgcagtctggtgtttaatccgctgagccacaccagccagggttgatggTCCCTTGtcatcccccccacacacacattgtaCTAGATGCTAAGAGTAAAGCATTGAATAAATACCAAAGAGTGTAAGTGGGAAGTAAAGCTCTCTTGCTCAGCCTAGTAACATTATTTGTTTCCAGGGTTTGCTTCCAaaaatctttgtgtgtgtatagatgttctcccccccccccccattttatttattatttttggggagagaggaagggagtgggggcgaggagcattgattggttgcctcttgtaggtgccctgaccaggactgaatCCTTAACAGCATTCTGAGGTTATATCCTTTCAGGcattttcattaactttttgttctttttattacagtattttgAGTAGTATTTTCTAGGCTTACTTTAATTACTTTTTGCAGAAAGCCTTCAAATACGTGGTTTAATATTTGGTACTACTTTGTAAATCTAAGTTGTCCTTATTTTATTGAGTGACTTTTACCTCTTACCAATGACTCTGCTAAAGATAAAATTTCCCTAACAAGtggatgaaaagaataaaaagcactAGAGTTCTACATAATTCTTTGGGAaaaatgttgtttctttttttttttttcctttttcttttttttaaggcctTTATTGAGATGGAGACCAGAGAAGATGCGATGGCAATGGTCGACCACTGTTTGAAAAAGGCCCTTTGGTTTCAAGGGAGATGTGTGAAAGTTGAcctttctgaaaaatataaaaaattggtACTAAGGGTATGTAGTACTTGGCTTGTAATTATTAAGAATATAGGGTTTGGTTATTGAAAGAGTTACCTCTTCTTTCCCAGTATTCTTCAGTAGCAAAAGTGTTTTTTATCTAGTGTTCTATAAAAGCTCCTTTGTGCTTTTAtccatttattgtattttaggTTTTACTTGAACATTTCTGCTATGAAGATACTTTATTATCTACTGCTTTAGTGAAATGTTGTTTGTAATGAACCGCTGACTGTAGGTAGCTTAAATTCTTGGGTATATTTGTAGGGATTGAAGAAGCTTATTTGATTATATGAGGGATGGCTATCAATTAGTTAATGAGATATATTctgtaaatgaatattttaatacattaactTAACTAATGcaaaattttgtcttttagattcctAACAGAGGTATTGACTTACTGAAAAAAGATAAATCTCGGTAATTTCATTGTGTCTCTGTATGTGTAAACAGTACTGTATTAAACTGTTGTTTTCCAACTCAGAATTTATTGAAGTGTACCTTCTTGATTTCAGAAAAAGGTCTTACTCTCCAGATGGCAAAGAATCTCCAAGTGATAAGAAATCCAAAACTGATGgttcccagaagactgaaaaTACAACTGAAGGTAAAGAACAAGAGGAGAAATCAGGTGAAgatggtgaaaaaggtgaaaaagatGACCAGGCAGAACAAGAACCTAGCATGCTTCTTGAATCTGAAGATGAGCTACTTGTAgatgaagaagaagcagcagcactTCTAGAAAGTGGCAGTTCAGTGGGAGATGAGACAGATCTTGCTAATTTAGGTGATGTGACTTCTGATGGGAAAAAGGAACCTTCGGACAAAGCTGTGAAAAAAGATGGAAGT
The genomic region above belongs to Phyllostomus discolor isolate MPI-MPIP mPhyDis1 chromosome 13, mPhyDis1.pri.v3, whole genome shotgun sequence and contains:
- the MATR3 gene encoding matrin-3 isoform X4, which translates into the protein MLGAQWRRNQSRAAEEWSQHINGASHSRRCQLLLEIYPEWNPDNDTGHTMGDPFMLQQSTNPAPGILGPPPPSFHLGGPAVGPRGNLGAGNGNLQGPRHMQKGRVETSRVVHIMDFQRGKNLRYQLLQLVEPFGVISNHLILNKINEAFIEMATTEDAQAAVDYYTTTPALVFGKPVRVHLSQKYKRIKKPEGKPDQKFDQKQELGRVIHLSNLPHSGYSDSAVLKLAEPYGKIKNYILMRMKSQAFIEMETREDAMAMVDHCLKKALWFQGRCVKVDLSEKYKKLVLRIPNRGIDLLKKDKSRKRSYSPDGKESPSDKKSKTDGSQKTENTTEGKEQEEKSGEDGEKGEKDDQAEQEPSMLLESEDELLVDEEEAAALLESGSSVGDETDLANLGDVTSDGKKEPSDKAVKKDGSTSASAAKKKLKKVDKMEELDQDNEAALENGIKNEENAEPGAESAENADDPNKDTSENADGQSDENKEDYTIPDEYRIGPYQPNVPVGIDYVIPKTGFYCKLCSLFYTNEEVAKNTHCSSLPHYQKLKKFLNKLAEERRQKKET
- the MATR3 gene encoding matrin-3 isoform X5, which translates into the protein MGDPFMLQQSTNPAPGILGPPPPSFHLGGPAVGPRGNLGAGNGNLQGPRHMQKGRVETSRVVHIMDFQRGKNLRYQLLQLVEPFGVISNHLILNKINEAFIEMATTEDAQAAVDYYTTTPALVFGKPVRVHLSQKYKRIKKPEGKPDQKFDQKQELGRVIHLSNLPHSGYSDSAVLKLAEPYGKIKNYILMRMKSQAFIEMETREDAMAMVDHCLKKALWFQGRCVKVDLSEKYKKLVLRIPNRGIDLLKKDKSRKRSYSPDGKESPSDKKSKTDGSQKTENTTEGKEQEEKSGEDGEKGEKDDQAEQEPSMLLESEDELLVDEEEAAALLESGSSVGDETDLANLGDVTSDGKKEPSDKAVKKDGSTSASAAKKKLKKVDKMEELDQDNEAALENGIKNEENAEPGAESAENADDPNKDTSENADGQSDENKEDYTIPDEYRIGPYQPNVPVGIDYVIPKTGFYCKLCSLFYTNEEVAKNTHCSSLPHYQKLKKFLNKLAEERRQKKET